One Vitis riparia cultivar Riparia Gloire de Montpellier isolate 1030 chromosome 4, EGFV_Vit.rip_1.0, whole genome shotgun sequence genomic window carries:
- the LOC117912118 gene encoding uncharacterized protein LOC117912118 — translation MAMEHDAEKSFIHVESSEGSNPNSSNPVTKVRMLLFRRMLVGVSDGRFFLGSFHCMDKQGNIILQDTVEYRSTRRSSPSPMEQRCLGLILIPFSCRTSCHVDCSIEEQLSLLSLPG, via the coding sequence ATGGCCATGGAACACGATGCTGAGAAATCCTTTATTCATGTTGAAAGCTCAGAGGGATCCAATCCCAACAGTTCAAATCCTGTGACCAAGGTCAGGATGCTGCTGTTTCGCAGAATGTTGGTGGGAGTCAGCGATGGACGGTTTTTCCTGGGCAGCTTCCACTGTATGGACAAGCAAGGGAACATCATTCTCCAAGATACAGTGGAGTACCGTAGCACTCGACGCTCCTCTCCTTCCCCAATGGAGCAACGCTGCCTTGGTCTCATTCTCATCCCATTCTCATGTAGAACCTCTTGTCATGTAGATTGCTCCATTGAAGAACAATTGTCACTGTTGTCACTTCCTGGGTAG